A single window of Vigna unguiculata cultivar IT97K-499-35 chromosome 1, ASM411807v1, whole genome shotgun sequence DNA harbors:
- the LOC114178180 gene encoding probable calcium-binding protein CML35: protein MKLISINPKNLKLSPKHLFRSKKDRSLSRSDPPSFGSSSSDDSTHKPAAPSAAGSLTPTSVLPGVSGDWSDVTVDVRWDLAQAFRLIDRDNDGVVSRQDLEAILTRLGASDVALMLSEVDGGAGGCITVEALMNHIGSGPESGSDPEELKEAFAVFDTDRDGRISAEELLRVFRAIGDERCTLEECRRMIEGVDRNGDGFVCFEDFSRMMELHR, encoded by the coding sequence ATGAAGCTCATTAGCATCAACCCCAAAAACCTCAAACTCAGTCCCAAACACCTCTTTCGCTCCAAAAAGGACCGATCTTTATCCCGATCCGACCCACCCTCTTTCGGATCCTCCTCCTCCGATGACTCCACCCACAAGCCCGCCGCACCCAGCGCCGCCGGCTCTCTCACTCCCACCAGCGTCCTCCCCGGCGTCTCCGGCGACTGGTCCGACGTCACTGTCGACGTTCGGTGGGACCTCGCCCAGGCCTTCCGCCTAATCGACCGAGACAACGACGGCGTCGTTTCGCGCCAGGACCTCGAGGCAATCCTCACGCGCCTAGGCGCGTCCGACGTCGCGCTCATGCTCAGCGAAGTCGACGGCGGCGCCGGAGGCTGCATCACAGTGGAGGCCCTCATGAACCACATCGGGTCGGGTCCAGAGTCCGGGTCGGATCCGGAGGAACTTAAGGAGGCCTTCGCGGTGTTCGACACAGATCGCGACGGGAGGATCTCGGCGGAGGAGTTGCTTCGGGTGTTCAGAGCGATCGGCGACGAGCGGTGCACGTTAGAGGAGTGCCGGCGCATGATAGAGGGTGTGGACAGGAACGGGGATGGATTCGTGTGCTTCGAGGACTTTTCTCGTATGATGGAACTGCATCGGTGA